From a region of the Actinomadura luzonensis genome:
- a CDS encoding glycosyltransferase family 2 protein produces MELTVVMPCLNEAETVEVCVRKALACMEEHGIEGEVLIADNGSTDGSQQLARDAGARVVHVDEKGYGNALMGGIRAARGKYVIMGDADDSYDFTALLPFVEQLRDGADLVMGNRFKGGIAPGAMPPLHRYLGNPVLSFIGRLFFPSAIGDFHCGLRGFRRDSILKLQLQTGGMEFASEMVVRSTLSGLDVREVPTTLSPDGRSRPPHLRSWRDGWRHLRFLLLYSPKWLFFYPGVLMMIIGMVAGTALTFGPVEIGELAFDVDTLVGSSALVVIGFQAALFALFTKVYAAEEGFLPESPRIRKIIDIVTLEKGLVVGGLLALAGVVGLVMSLVHWQVRSFGELDPRESLRLVVPSATALIMSFQTIFASLFVSILGIRRTRETPIDYAAAAAEEAAEAVTRAAGAAALEPGTVRPSETTA; encoded by the coding sequence GTGGAACTGACGGTGGTCATGCCCTGCCTCAACGAGGCGGAGACCGTGGAAGTCTGTGTGCGCAAGGCCCTGGCGTGCATGGAGGAGCACGGCATCGAGGGCGAAGTGCTGATCGCCGACAACGGCAGCACGGACGGCTCGCAGCAGCTCGCCCGCGACGCCGGCGCCCGCGTGGTGCACGTGGACGAGAAGGGCTACGGCAACGCCCTCATGGGCGGCATCAGGGCCGCTCGCGGCAAGTACGTCATCATGGGCGACGCCGACGACTCCTACGACTTCACGGCCCTGCTGCCGTTCGTGGAGCAGCTTCGCGACGGCGCCGACCTGGTCATGGGCAACCGCTTCAAGGGCGGCATCGCCCCGGGCGCCATGCCGCCGCTGCATCGCTACCTGGGCAACCCGGTGCTGTCGTTCATCGGACGGTTGTTCTTCCCGTCCGCCATCGGCGACTTCCACTGCGGCCTGCGCGGCTTCCGCCGCGACTCGATCCTGAAGCTGCAGCTCCAGACCGGGGGCATGGAGTTCGCCTCCGAGATGGTGGTCCGCTCGACGCTGTCCGGGCTCGACGTGCGCGAGGTGCCCACCACGCTCTCGCCCGACGGCCGCTCGCGCCCGCCGCACCTGCGCTCCTGGCGCGACGGCTGGCGCCACCTGCGCTTCCTGCTGCTCTACAGCCCGAAGTGGCTGTTCTTCTACCCCGGCGTGCTGATGATGATCATCGGTATGGTCGCGGGCACCGCGCTGACCTTCGGCCCGGTCGAGATCGGCGAGCTGGCCTTCGACGTCGACACCCTGGTCGGGTCGTCGGCGCTGGTGGTCATCGGCTTCCAGGCCGCGCTGTTCGCGCTGTTCACGAAGGTCTACGCGGCCGAGGAGGGCTTCCTGCCCGAGTCGCCGCGCATCCGTAAGATCATCGACATCGTGACCCTGGAGAAGGGGCTCGTGGTCGGCGGCCTGCTGGCGCTGGCCGGCGTGGTCGGCCTGGTGATGTCGCTGGTCCACTGGCAGGTGCGCAGCTTCGGCGAGCTCGACCCGCGCGAGTCGCTGCGCCTGGTGGTGCCGTCCGCGACGGCGCTCATCATGAGCTTCCAGACCATCTTCGCCTCGCTGTTCGTCAGCATCCTCGGCATCCGCCGCACCCGCGAGACGCCGATCGACTACGCCGCCGCCGCGGCCGAGGAGGCCGCCGAGGCGGTCACCAGGGCGGCCGGCGCGGCCGCGCTGGAGCCCGGGACGGTCAGGCCCTCGGAAACGACCGCCTAA